The sequence ACGGTGACGGTGGCTGTGGAGCGCACTGTGCCGCATGCCCTGTACAAGAAAGCGGTCAAGCGCACGAAGAAATTCAAGGCGCATGACAAGGACAACTCCTGTCACGTGGGCGACGTGGTCCGCATTGCGGAAACGCGCCCGTTGAGCAAGACCAAGCGTTGGCGCGTGACGGAAATCGTGCGCCGCGCCGACTGAGCGGTAATTGAGGAAGCGTCGTCATGATACAGATTTACACTAACCTGGACGTTGCGGATAACACCGGTGCGCGGCGCATTCGGTGCATGCAGGTGATGGGCGGCACCCGGCGCCGGTACGCCCATTTGGGCGACATTATCACGGCCACGGTCAAAGAAGCGCTGCCGAATTCCAACGTGAAGAAGGGCGATGTGGTCAAAGCGGTGGTGGTTCGCACCAGGCAAGACACGCAACGGCCGGACGGGACGGTGATCCGTTTCGATTCGAACGCGGCGGTATTGATCAACCCGAACAAGGAGCCCCAGGGGACGCGCATCTTCGGTCCCGTGCCGCGCGAGCTTCGCGAAAAGGGGTTTATGCGCATTGTGTCGCTGGCGCCGGAAGTCGTGTGAGGATGGTCCTGCGGACAGCGGGCCGGTTAACGGTTTGAGGAAGACGGGCAATGTACATTCATAAAGGCGATACGGTGGTTGTGATCACTGGCAGCTATAAAGGCAGCCGGGGGCGCGTGTTGCGCGTGTTTCCGAAGCGCAACCGCGTTACGGTCGAGGGTGTGAACCTGATCAAGCGTCATACCCGGCCTTCGCACCGGAATCAGCAGGGCGGCATTGTGGAGCGCGAGGCGCCGATTGACATCTCGAACGTGCTTCCGTGGTGCGAGTCGGCGGGACGCCCGTCGCGCGTGGGCATCAAGCATCTCGAAGACGGCTCGCGCGTGCGGTATTACAAGGTGAACGGTGAGACGTTAAACGACTAGCTGGTGCGATCCGCACGTATGAGGCGGACGCTCCGGCGGATGGAGAACAGCCGTGGCGGCTAGATTGAGAGAATATTATCGCGAGACGGTTCGCGGCGCGTTGATGCAGGAACTTGGCCGTAAGAACGTGATGAACGTGCCGAAGCTGGAGAAGATCGTCGTGAACGTCGGAGTGGGCGATTCACAGACGGAACCGCGGTATTTGGAGGAGGCGATGGATTGGCTCGCGCTCATCACGGGCCAGAAGGGCAGTATCCGTACAGCCCGGCGCTCCATCGCGGGCTTCAAGGTGCGCGAGGGCGCGAAGATCGCCTGCACGGTGACGCTTCGGGGCAACCGCATGTATGAGTTCCTGGACCGGCTGTTGAACATCGCGATTCCCCGTATCCGCGACTTTCGCGGGCTTTCGCCGAAGAGTTTTGACAAGCAGGGCAATTACACGCTGGGTTTGCGGGAGCAGACGATTTTCCCGGAACTCGACGTTGACAGCATCAGCCGCGTGCGCGGCATGAACATAACGTTTGTGATTAGCAATTCGAATAGCGCCGACGACAGCCACGCTTTGTTGCGGAAATTCGGGATGCCCTTCCGCGGCTGAAGCCGGGTGGACTGTGCGATGAAACGGTAAAGGATCAAGGAGGTAACCGTGGCCAAGAAATCAATGATCGCCAAGGCCAAACGCGCGCCGAAATTCAAGGTGCGGGCCTATCACCGGTGCCGCGTGTGCGGGCGTCCGCGAAGCTATATGCGCAAATTTGCGTTGTGCCGCATTTGTTTCCGCAATTTGGCGTTGGAAGGTCAACTGCCCGGCGTGACCAAGTCGAGCTGGTAAGGGAGAGAGACGAAACCATGTCGATGAACGATCCGATTGCCGACCTGTTGACGCGTATTCGCAATGCCTTGGGCGCAAAGCACGACGTGGTCGATATTCCCGCGTCCGCTCTCAAAGAGCAGATCTGTGAGGTATTGAAGCGGGAGGGATACATCGAGGACTTCAACAGGGTAGATGATGGTCTTCAGGGCATTTTGCATGTTACGCTGCGTTATTTGCCCAGCGGAGAGCCTGTCTTGAAGGGTCTTCGCCGGGTGAGCAAGCCGAGTCTTCGCGTGCGCGCCCGCTGCAACGAGATCAAACCCGTGCGCAGCGGCCTGGGCATCACAATCCTGACGACGTCTTCGGGCGTGATGACCAGCAAGCAGGCGCGCGAGGCACGCGTAGGTGGCGAGGTACTGTGCGAGGTCTGGTAGCGAGGGCCCGCGGAACAGTAGAACGAGCATAAACCGGCGAAAGGGCCGGAGACGAAAGGAACGAGAGTCGTGTCACGAGTAGGGAAACTGCCCGTTGCGATCCCGGACGGGGTGAAGGTGGAGGTGTCCGCCAGGCGCATCCATGTCGCGGGCCCGAAAGGAACGCTGGAGCACTTTATTCATCCGGACGTGAGCGTGGCGCTCGAGAACAACCAGATCGTGGTATCCCGGTCGAGCGACAATCCGGAAGTTCGTTCGCTTCACGGCCTGACGCGGGCGCTTATTTACAATCTTGTGGTTGGCGTCACGCAGGGTTACCAGCGGGTGCTTCAGATCGAGGGCGTGGGGTATCGCGCCTCCATGCAGGGCAAGAGCCTGAACCTGGCAGTGGGGCACAGCCACCCCGTAGTGGTAGAGCCTCCGGCGGGCATTGCCTTCGAGGTGGAAGGCACGCAGACGATCAAGGTGAGTGGTATCGATAAGCAATTGGTCGGGCAGGTCGCGGCGAACATTCGCGCGTGGCGGAAGCCCGAGCCGTACCAGGGCAAAGGGATTCGCTACCGCGATGAGCGCATCCGCCGTAAGGTCGGCAAGGCGGGTGCCGGCTGATTGGCCGCACCTGGGAGCAAGGAATCATGGCGAAGACAAGAGAGAAGATGCGTTTGCGGGAGCGCCGCAGGTTGCGCGTGCGCCAGCGTGTCAATGGAACCGCCGAGCAGCCGCGGCTGTGCGTGTTTCGTTCCACCAAACACATATACGCCCAGATTATTGATGACAGTGCCGGCAGGACGCTGGCGTCGGCCTCTTCCGTGTCGGCCAAGGTGCCGGGCGGCAACATCGAGGGAGCAAAGGCCGTGGGCAAGGCGATTGCCGAGAAAGCCAAAGCCGCTTCGATCACCAGAGTGTGTTTTGACCGGGGAGGCAATCTGTTTCACGGCCGCGTAAAGGCGCTTGCCGATGCGGCCCGGGAAGCGGGACTTGAATTTTAGGAGAAAAGGACTTGAGCACCGTGCACGAAAAACGAGACTCCAGAGCGGACCGGTCTTCTCGCGACGAGGGGGAGCAGAATTTCATCGAGCAGGTCGTCAAGATCTACCGTGTCGCGAAGGTGGTGAAAGGCGGACGCCGTTTCAAGTTCAGCGCGATCGTCGTCGTGGGCGACGGCGAGGGGCACGTGGGCGCGGCGCTGGGGAAGGCGACGGAAGTGCCCGAAGCCATCCGTAAAGCCATCGAAAAGGCGAAGCGCGAGATGGTGTCGGTGCCGATCGTGAGCACGACGATCCCCCACGAAGTGATAGGCAGGTCTGGCGCGGCGGAGGTCTTGATGAAGCCGGCCTCGCTCGGCACGGGCGTAATCGCCGGCGGACCGGTGCGCGCGGTCGTTGAAGCCGCGGGGTACCGTAACATCTTGACCAAGTCGCTGGGGTCGAATAATGCCACGAATGTGGTTTGGGCGACCTTGGACGGTTTGCGGCAACTGGAAACGATCGAGACGGTCGGGAAACGGCGCGGTCTCGACGTGACAGATATCCTGTAAGAGTTGAGTAAGGGCACGGCGCGGCCGACCGCCGCGCAAGGAATTCGCAGCCAGGGATGAACGAAAATGGATCTTAGTACGCTGACACAGACGCCCGGCGCAAGAAAGAAGCGCAAGCGAGTCGGGCGGGGCCCGAGTTCGGGCCACGGGAAGACGTCGGGCAAGGGCCATAAAGGGCAGAATGCGCGCTCGGGGTCGTCTCGTCCCCGGGGATTTGAGGGCGGCCAGATGCCGATCAACCGGCGTTTGCCGAAGCGCGGTTTTTATCATGAAGATCGCTTCGCGATGGCGGTAGTGAACGTGGCTGCGCTCGAGAAGTTCTTCGAAGCGGGCGCGGAAGTTACGCCTGCTGCGCTGGTCAAGGCCGGTTTGGTGCGCGCGTCGAGAGGCGGCGTCAAGGTTTTGGGCGACGGCGAACTTACGAAGAAACTCAGCGTGAAGGTTAATGCGGTGAG comes from Candidatus Hydrogenedentota bacterium and encodes:
- the rplF gene encoding 50S ribosomal protein L6, producing MSRVGKLPVAIPDGVKVEVSARRIHVAGPKGTLEHFIHPDVSVALENNQIVVSRSSDNPEVRSLHGLTRALIYNLVVGVTQGYQRVLQIEGVGYRASMQGKSLNLAVGHSHPVVVEPPAGIAFEVEGTQTIKVSGIDKQLVGQVAANIRAWRKPEPYQGKGIRYRDERIRRKVGKAGAG
- the rplR gene encoding 50S ribosomal protein L18: MAKTREKMRLRERRRLRVRQRVNGTAEQPRLCVFRSTKHIYAQIIDDSAGRTLASASSVSAKVPGGNIEGAKAVGKAIAEKAKAASITRVCFDRGGNLFHGRVKALADAAREAGLEF
- the rpsH gene encoding 30S ribosomal protein S8, whose translation is MSMNDPIADLLTRIRNALGAKHDVVDIPASALKEQICEVLKREGYIEDFNRVDDGLQGILHVTLRYLPSGEPVLKGLRRVSKPSLRVRARCNEIKPVRSGLGITILTTSSGVMTSKQAREARVGGEVLCEVW
- the rplN gene encoding 50S ribosomal protein L14; this translates as MIQIYTNLDVADNTGARRIRCMQVMGGTRRRYAHLGDIITATVKEALPNSNVKKGDVVKAVVVRTRQDTQRPDGTVIRFDSNAAVLINPNKEPQGTRIFGPVPRELREKGFMRIVSLAPEVV
- a CDS encoding type Z 30S ribosomal protein S14; protein product: MAKKSMIAKAKRAPKFKVRAYHRCRVCGRPRSYMRKFALCRICFRNLALEGQLPGVTKSSW
- the rpsE gene encoding 30S ribosomal protein S5 codes for the protein MEQVVKIYRVAKVVKGGRRFKFSAIVVVGDGEGHVGAALGKATEVPEAIRKAIEKAKREMVSVPIVSTTIPHEVIGRSGAAEVLMKPASLGTGVIAGGPVRAVVEAAGYRNILTKSLGSNNATNVVWATLDGLRQLETIETVGKRRGLDVTDIL
- the rplO gene encoding 50S ribosomal protein L15; translation: MDLSTLTQTPGARKKRKRVGRGPSSGHGKTSGKGHKGQNARSGSSRPRGFEGGQMPINRRLPKRGFYHEDRFAMAVVNVAALEKFFEAGAEVTPAALVKAGLVRASRGGVKVLGDGELTKKLSVKVNAVSESAREKIEAAGGSVELYAVPDSRANTRRGAGRKTNASTEG
- the rplE gene encoding 50S ribosomal protein L5, which encodes MAARLREYYRETVRGALMQELGRKNVMNVPKLEKIVVNVGVGDSQTEPRYLEEAMDWLALITGQKGSIRTARRSIAGFKVREGAKIACTVTLRGNRMYEFLDRLLNIAIPRIRDFRGLSPKSFDKQGNYTLGLREQTIFPELDVDSISRVRGMNITFVISNSNSADDSHALLRKFGMPFRG
- the rpsQ gene encoding 30S ribosomal protein S17, which translates into the protein MAERGQTKIRVGVVTSNAMDKTVTVAVERTVPHALYKKAVKRTKKFKAHDKDNSCHVGDVVRIAETRPLSKTKRWRVTEIVRRAD
- the rplX gene encoding 50S ribosomal protein L24, with translation MYIHKGDTVVVITGSYKGSRGRVLRVFPKRNRVTVEGVNLIKRHTRPSHRNQQGGIVEREAPIDISNVLPWCESAGRPSRVGIKHLEDGSRVRYYKVNGETLND